The proteins below are encoded in one region of Thermothelomyces thermophilus ATCC 42464 chromosome 1, complete sequence:
- a CDS encoding oxidoreductase-like protein, giving the protein MTTGIALLGAGIFAREEHLPAIEAAPSLTLKAVYSRSQKSAEALAAASRDPSSVAVYFDSPAVEGRSLDDLLRRDDVAAVSVVLPILQQPAVVEKAIRAGKHVLSEKPVASTVADAVRLIGWYESLADRPPLWGVAENWRYLESLRYAAQRVREIGGELVAFRLQMYGSIKPDNKYFNTEWRKVPQHQGGFLLDGGVHFVAGLRFLLAAAGQEVKKLAGFSALLNKALIPVDTVHAAAVTGGGQSGTIVISFGMQFKSGTEVEIVTTKGVVSWSPTEVRTVAGKGDGSGDKVEERKEFPYSSGVTKEVAAFADGLAAGKLDAFQSPREALKDLEILQALLESGDGGAIVKDISL; this is encoded by the exons ATGACGACCGGGATCGCGCTGCTTGGTGCAGGCATCTTCGCGCGGGAGG AGCACCTCCCCGCCATCGAAGCGGCGCCCTCCTTGACGCTCAAGGCGGTCTACTCACGGTCGCAAAAGTCGGCCGAggcgctggcggcggcgtcccGGGACCCGTCGTCGGTGGCCGTCTACTTTGACAGCCCCGCCGTCGAGGGCCGGTCGCTGGAcgacctcctccgccgcgaTGACGTGGCCGCCGTCAGCGTCGTCCTGCCCATCCTGCAGCAGCCGGCCGTGGTCGAGAAGGCCATCCGCGCCGGCAAGCACGTGCTGTCGGAGAAGCCCGTGGCCAGCACCGTCGCCGACGCCGTCCGCCTGATCGGCTGGTACGAGAGTCTCGCGGACAGGCCGCCGCTCTGGGGCGTGGCCGAGAACTGGCGCTACCTCGAGTCGCTGCGGTACGCGGCTCAGAGGGTCAGGGAGATTGGCGGCGAGTTGGTGGCCTTCCGGCTGCAAATGTACGGCAGCATCAAGCCGGATAACAAGTACTTTAACACCGAGT GGCGTAAGGTGCCACAGCACCAGGGAGGCTTCCTCCTGGACGGCGGCGTCCACTTTGTTGCCGGCCTGCGGTTCCTCCTCGCCGCGGCGGGCCAGGAGGTCAAGAAGCTGGCCGGCTTCAGCGCGCTCCTCAACAAGGCCCTGATTCCCGTCGACACGGTCCACGCGGCCGCCGTGACGGGAGGCGGCCAGAGCGGCACCATCGTCATCTCGTTCGGCATGCAGTTCAAGTCAGGCACCGAGGTCGAGATCGTCACGACCAAGGGGGTCGTCTCGTGGAGCCCGACCGAGGTCAGGACGGTAGCCGGCAAAGGAGACGGCAGCGGCGACAAGGTGGAGGAGAGAAAGGAGTTTCCCTACAGCTCCGGTGTCACCAAAGAAGTCGCCGCCTTTGCGGATGGCCTAGCCGCCGGCAAGCTCGATGCTTTCCAGAGCCCCAGGGAGGCGCTCAAAGACCTCGAGATCCTACAAGCCCTGCTCGAGTCCGGTGACGGAGGTGCCATAGTCAAGGACATTTCCCTGTGA